In Lacerta agilis isolate rLacAgi1 chromosome 1, rLacAgi1.pri, whole genome shotgun sequence, the following proteins share a genomic window:
- the TMEM86A gene encoding lysoplasmalogenase-like protein TMEM86A, with translation MVSPVTVVKSEGPKLVPFFKATCVYFVLWLPTSSPSWFSALIKCLPIFCLWVFLLAHGINFLTAHRSACRILAGLIFSAIGDAFLIWQEQGYFIHGLLMFAITHILYSSAFGMKPLDLKAGLVMTLVSSFSYTFLYSYLSGPFTYLVAVYIALIGFMGWRAMAGVQLCNDLWTWTKLSACIGSVLFMVSDLTIAVNKFCFPVPYSRVIIMATYYAAQMLIALSAVESRDEDIFRKRK, from the exons GTGAAGAGTGAAGGCCCGAAGCTTGTCCCTTTCTTCAAAGCCACTTGTGTCTATTTCGTCCTCTGGCTGCCCACCTCCAGCCCCTCCTGGTTCAGTGCCCTCATCAAGTGTCTGCCCATCTTCTGCTTATGGGTTTTCCTGCTGGCGCACGGGATCAATTTCCTGACGGCCCATCGCAGCGCCTGCAGAATCCTTGCCGGTTTGATATTCTCAGCTATAGGAGATGCTTTCCTCATCTGGCAAGAGCAAGGCTACTTCATTCACG GTTTGCTCATGTTTGCCATCACGCACATCTTGTATTCTTCCGCATTTGGGATGAAGCCTCTAGATCTGAAAGCTGGCCTGGTGATGACTTTGGTGTCCAGTTTCTCCTACACTTTCCTGTACTCCTACCTCTCGGGCCCCTTCACCTACCTAGTAGCTGTCTACATTGCCTTGATTGGCTTTATGGGCTGGCGGGCCATGGCCGGTGTGCAGCTCTGCAATGACCTGTGGACTTGGACCAAGCTCTCGGCTTGCATTGGCTCGGTGCTCTTCATGGTGTCTGACCTGACCATCGCCGTCAACAAGTTCTGCTTCCCTGTGCCCTACTCGCGGGTCATCATCATGGCCACGTACTATGCAGCTCAGATGCTCATTGCACTTTCTGCGGTGGAAAGCAGGGACGAAGACATCTTCAGGAAGAGGAAGTAG